A region of Arabidopsis thaliana chromosome 5, partial sequence DNA encodes the following proteins:
- the PORA gene encoding protochlorophyllide oxidoreductase A (protochlorophyllide oxidoreductase A (PORA); FUNCTIONS IN: oxidoreductase activity, protochlorophyllide reductase activity; INVOLVED IN: chlorophyll biosynthetic process, response to ethylene stimulus; LOCATED IN: chloroplast; EXPRESSED IN: 11 plant structures; EXPRESSED DURING: 6 growth stages; CONTAINS InterPro DOMAIN/s: Light-dependent protochlorophyllide reductase (InterPro:IPR005979), NAD(P)-binding domain (InterPro:IPR016040), Glucose/ribitol dehydrogenase (InterPro:IPR002347), Short-chain dehydrogenase/reductase SDR (InterPro:IPR002198); BEST Arabidopsis thaliana protein match is: protochlorophyllide oxidoreductase B (TAIR:AT4G27440.2); Has 1807 Blast hits to 1807 proteins in 277 species: Archae - 0; Bacteria - 0; Metazoa - 736; Fungi - 347; Plants - 385; Viruses - 0; Other Eukaryotes - 339 (source: NCBI BLink).) — protein MALQAASLVSSAFSVRKDGKLNASASSSFKESSLFGVSLSEQSKADFVSSSLRCKREQSLRNNKAIIRAQAIATSTPSVTKSSLDRKKTLRKGNVVVTGASSGLGLATAKALAETGKWHVIMACRDFLKAERAAQSAGMPKDSYTVMHLDLASLDSVRQFVDNFRRAEMPLDVLVCNAAVYQPTANQPTFTAEGFELSVGINHLGHFLLSRLLIDDLKNSDYPSKRLIIVGSITGNTNTLAGNVPPKANLGDLRGLAGGLNGLNSSAMIDGGDFVGAKAYKDSKVCNMLTMQEFHRRFHEDTGITFASLYPGCIATTGLFREHIPLFRTLFPPFQKYITKGYVSESEAGKRLAQVVADPSLTKSGVYWSWNKTSASFENQLSQEASDVEKARRVWEVSEKLVGLA, from the exons ATGGCCCTTCAAGCTGCTTCTTTGGTCTCCTCTGCTTTCTCTGTCCGCAAAGAT GGAAAATTAAATGCttcagcatcatcatcattcaaaGAGTCTAGTCTGTTCGGTGTTTCACTTTCGGAGCAAAGCAAAGCTGACTTTGTCTCTTCCTCATTGAGATGCAAG AGGGAACAGAGCTTGAGGAATAATAAAGCGATTATTCGAGCTCAAGCAATCGCGACTTCAACTCCATCAGTCACAAAATCTTCCTTAGACCGCAAGAAAACACTTAGAAAAGGAAACGTGGTTGTCACGGGAGCTTCTTCAGGGCTAGGTTTAGCAACGGCAAAGGCATTAGCCGAGACAGGTAAATGGCACGTGATAATGGCGTGCAGAGACTTCCTCAAGGCTGAGAGAGCCGCTCAATCTGCAGGGATGCCTAAGGACAGCTACACTGTGATGCATTTGGACTTGGCGTCTTTGGACAGCGTGAGGCAGTTTGTTGATAACTTCAGGCGAGCTGAGATGCCTCTCGATGTGTTGGTCTGCAATGCCGCAGTCTATCAGCCAACGGCTAATCAACCTACTTTCACTGCTGAAGGGTTTGAGCTTAGCGTTGGGATAAACCATTTGGGccactttcttctttcaaGATTGTTGATTGATGACTTGAAGAACTCCGATTATCCATCAAAACGTCTCATCATTGTTGGATCCATAACCG GAAACACTAATACATTGGCTGGTAATGTACCTCCAAAGGCTAATCTTGGTGATTTGAGGGGACTAGCAGGCGGGTTGAACGGGCTAAACAGCTCGGCGATGATAGATGGAGGAGATTTTGTTGGCGCAAAGGCGTATAAAGATAGCAAAGTCTGCAACATGTTGACAATGCAGGAGTTTCATAGGCGTTTCCATGAAGACACCGGCATAACTTTTGCTTCCCTTTACCCCGGTTGTATTGCAACGACTGGTTTGTTCAGAGAGCATATTCCTCTTTTCCGTACCCTCTTCCCTCCTTTCCAGAAGTACATCACAAAAGGTTACGTCTCCGAGTCAGAGGCTGGGAAAAGACTTGCTCAG GTGGTGGCTGATCCAAGCTTGACGAAGTCGGGAGTGTATTGGAGCTGGAACAAGACCTCGGCTTCATTTGAGAATCAGCTGTCTCAAGAAGCTAGCGATGTCGAGAAGGCTCGTAGAGTTTGGGAAGTCAGCGAGAAGCTCGTAGGCTTGGCCTAA
- the PORA gene encoding protochlorophyllide oxidoreductase A (protochlorophyllide oxidoreductase A (PORA); FUNCTIONS IN: oxidoreductase activity, protochlorophyllide reductase activity; INVOLVED IN: chlorophyll biosynthetic process, response to ethylene stimulus; LOCATED IN: chloroplast; EXPRESSED IN: 11 plant structures; EXPRESSED DURING: 6 growth stages; CONTAINS InterPro DOMAIN/s: Light-dependent protochlorophyllide reductase (InterPro:IPR005979), NAD(P)-binding domain (InterPro:IPR016040), Short-chain dehydrogenase/reductase SDR (InterPro:IPR002198); BEST Arabidopsis thaliana protein match is: protochlorophyllide oxidoreductase B (TAIR:AT4G27440.2); Has 5533 Blast hits to 5523 proteins in 759 species: Archae - 38; Bacteria - 1884; Metazoa - 1114; Fungi - 682; Plants - 679; Viruses - 0; Other Eukaryotes - 1136 (source: NCBI BLink).), whose protein sequence is MACRDFLKAERAAQSAGMPKDSYTVMHLDLASLDSVRQFVDNFRRAEMPLDVLVCNAAVYQPTANQPTFTAEGFELSVGINHLGHFLLSRLLIDDLKNSDYPSKRLIIVGSITGNTNTLAGNVPPKANLGDLRGLAGGLNGLNSSAMIDGGDFVGAKAYKDSKVCNMLTMQEFHRRFHEDTGITFASLYPGCIATTGLFREHIPLFRTLFPPFQKYITKGYVSESEAGKRLAQVVADPSLTKSGVYWSWNKTSASFENQLSQEASDVEKARRVWEVSEKLVGLA, encoded by the exons ATGGCGTGCAGAGACTTCCTCAAGGCTGAGAGAGCCGCTCAATCTGCAGGGATGCCTAAGGACAGCTACACTGTGATGCATTTGGACTTGGCGTCTTTGGACAGCGTGAGGCAGTTTGTTGATAACTTCAGGCGAGCTGAGATGCCTCTCGATGTGTTGGTCTGCAATGCCGCAGTCTATCAGCCAACGGCTAATCAACCTACTTTCACTGCTGAAGGGTTTGAGCTTAGCGTTGGGATAAACCATTTGGGccactttcttctttcaaGATTGTTGATTGATGACTTGAAGAACTCCGATTATCCATCAAAACGTCTCATCATTGTTGGATCCATAACCG GAAACACTAATACATTGGCTGGTAATGTACCTCCAAAGGCTAATCTTGGTGATTTGAGGGGACTAGCAGGCGGGTTGAACGGGCTAAACAGCTCGGCGATGATAGATGGAGGAGATTTTGTTGGCGCAAAGGCGTATAAAGATAGCAAAGTCTGCAACATGTTGACAATGCAGGAGTTTCATAGGCGTTTCCATGAAGACACCGGCATAACTTTTGCTTCCCTTTACCCCGGTTGTATTGCAACGACTGGTTTGTTCAGAGAGCATATTCCTCTTTTCCGTACCCTCTTCCCTCCTTTCCAGAAGTACATCACAAAAGGTTACGTCTCCGAGTCAGAGGCTGGGAAAAGACTTGCTCAG GTGGTGGCTGATCCAAGCTTGACGAAGTCGGGAGTGTATTGGAGCTGGAACAAGACCTCGGCTTCATTTGAGAATCAGCTGTCTCAAGAAGCTAGCGATGTCGAGAAGGCTCGTAGAGTTTGGGAAGTCAGCGAGAAGCTCGTAGGCTTGGCCTAA